GCGACGGCGAGCTCGCGGAGGAGGTCCCAGATGTGTCACACTTCTGGCGCGGCGATCTCGTTGGTTTTGTCCTCGGCTGCTCCTTCACCTTCGAAGATGCGCTGATGGCCGCGGGCATTCCGCTCAAGCACCTCGCGGCGGGAAAGAATGTCGCGATGTACCTTACGAACATCGACTGCGAGACAGTGGGTCCGTTCGCCGGGCCGCTCGTCGTCTCGATGCGTCCTCTCAGCGCAGCCGACGCAGATCGCGCGATCGAGATCACGGCATCCTTCCCGTCAGCTCATGGCGCCCCGGTGCACGTCGGCAAGCCGGAGGAGATAGGCATTAGAGATATCTCATCACCCGACTACGGAGACGCGGTCGAGATCGCGCCGGGCGAGATGCCGGTATTCTGGGCCTGTGGCGTCA
The Gemmatimonadaceae bacterium genome window above contains:
- a CDS encoding putative hydro-lyase, yielding MNGREVRLAARAGTLTGPTAGLAPGFVQGNLVIVPNDYADDFATFCQLNPKPCPVVDVTVPGVPNVPTLGADLDLRTDLPRYRVWRDGELAEEVPDVSHFWRGDLVGFVLGCSFTFEDALMAAGIPLKHLAAGKNVAMYLTNIDCETVGPFAGPLVVSMRPLSAADADRAIEITASFPSAHGAPVHVGKPEEIGIRDISSPDYGDAVEIAPGEMPVFWACGVTPQAVLANARIPFAITHAPGCMLVTDVRAFSQSPALSY